The sequence below is a genomic window from Clostridium putrefaciens.
ATGGATATAAAATTGCTCAAAGTAGCAAATGGTGATCATTCTTTATCTAATATAGATTATATAGATATGATAAAGGTTGCTACAGAAACCTTAAGGTTTATTGAAAAAAATAAATAATATATGAAATAAAATCATGGACTAGAACTTATTGGAGTAATTACATTTAACTTTATAGTTTATAAAATCTAAATCAGCACATAATAAGGTTACAAAGCAAATAAGGGAGGAATGTAAAATGGCAAACAATAATAATAATACTAGTTCAAACAGATTGGTGGTACCTGAAGCAAAACAAGGGTTAAACAAATTCAAGATGGAAATTGCAAGTGAACTTGGTTTAACTAATTACGAACAAACTGATAAAGGTAACTTAACATCAAGACAAAATGGTTCAGTAGGCGGAGAGATGGTTAAAAGAATGGTAGAATCTTACGAGCACAATATAAAATAATAATTAATACCATGTTTTTCAACTAATCAAAACTAAAGTAACCTAAATCAAATTAAGTTAAAGGTGAGAAGTTCATATTTATGAATTACTCACCTTTAATTTTATCTTTATTTCTGTACCTTCTCCATACTTACTAATAATATCTAAACTTCCGCCATGAATGCTTATTATCTCATCACAAATAGAAAGTCCAAGACCATTTCCATGTTTACTATGGTTTGCCTTATAAAACTTTTGTTTTACTTTTGATAAATCTTCAACCTTTATACCTATTCCATCATCTTTTATAGATATTACTACAAATCCATACTTTTCTTCAGCTTTTATATATATGCTTCCTTGATTTTTTATAAACTTCATAGAATTATCTAATACATTTATAAAAACTTGTTTTAATCTGTTCTTGTCACCTTCTATTATAGGTAACCTTGGTATTTCACAAATTAATTCCAAATCATTCCTTTTTGCCCTAGGACTCATTTCTAATATTACATCTTTTAATAGTTCTTCTATATCAACATCTTCTAAGGTCATTTTCATCTTTGAAGATGTAAACTTAGAGAAATCTAATAATTCATTTACTAATAGGCTAAGTCTTTTACTTTCTTGAATTATTATATCTAAAGCCTTTTCTCTTTGACTAATATCAGTAAATTCTTTTAACTTTAATGTAATAGCCCATCCCTTTATAGATGTAAGCGGTGTTTTAAGTTCGTGACTTATAGATGAAATAAATTCATTTTTTAATTTTTCACTTTTTTTTATTTCCTGGGCCATATAATTTAAAGTTTCTGCCATCGTTCCAACTTCATCTTCATAAATCTTTTCTAGTGTAATATCATATTTACCATTTGCCATATCCTTAGCTACATTTGTAACCTTTTTTAAAGGTTTTGTTATAGTATTAGAAATAACCAAACTCAAAATAGTTGTTATCACCATAACAATAAATAC
It includes:
- a CDS encoding alpha/beta-type small acid-soluble spore protein, producing the protein MANNNNNTSSNRLVVPEAKQGLNKFKMEIASELGLTNYEQTDKGNLTSRQNGSVGGEMVKRMVESYEHNIK
- a CDS encoding sensor histidine kinase; translation: MNKLKTFRSIKSRIISYYFITILITISLLGFLLWISVRGYYYKAMETILKDQVVLSTRFYSKYLNDSDAKKIYEDLEESFFSNLDVEVQILDKEGRVIWDDLGIVAGTKLEYTDIKMALGNETAVWVGKPDGSYASNKIMSVSAPLKIDSNIIAVIRVVSSMDMVDKLLDRIAILIISVVFIVMVITTILSLVISNTITKPLKKVTNVAKDMANGKYDITLEKIYEDEVGTMAETLNYMAQEIKKSEKLKNEFISSISHELKTPLTSIKGWAITLKLKEFTDISQREKALDIIIQESKRLSLLVNELLDFSKFTSSKMKMTLEDVDIEELLKDVILEMSPRAKRNDLELICEIPRLPIIEGDKNRLKQVFINVLDNSMKFIKNQGSIYIKAEEKYGFVVISIKDDGIGIKVEDLSKVKQKFYKANHSKHGNGLGLSICDEIISIHGGSLDIISKYGEGTEIKIKLKVSNS